The following coding sequences are from one Dreissena polymorpha isolate Duluth1 chromosome 8, UMN_Dpol_1.0, whole genome shotgun sequence window:
- the LOC127842512 gene encoding uncharacterized protein LOC127842512 isoform X12, whose translation MTSHRTYLIVFALCWLDKSAGCREGDICTKYEHDVIRLRLMPGTNCNSFLQCATLATHDDATVTYYWVRHNCAPGTKFDSSIGVCNHVDAFMCEDGWLTTPAPSTQQTPTTPIDKSDGCREGAICSKYEHDVIRLRLMPGTNCNSFCQCATLATHDDATVTYYWVRHNCAPGTKFDSSIGVCNHAGAFVCKDGWLTTPAPSTQQTPTTPIDESAGCREGAICSKYEHDVIRLRLMPGTNCNSFCQCATLATHDDATVTYYWVRHNCAPGTKFDSSIGVCNHAGAFVCEDGWLTTPAPSTQQTPTTPIDGWLTTPAPSTQQTPTTPIDGWLTTPAPSTQQTPTTPIVKFGQECGRSANSCDRSDGVKCKQHDCCANKGGEVPPCSDKFCLCETERGWIYDSTSPSKCKQADKLAKMSCDSDGYKASRPS comes from the exons ATGACATCTCATCGGACTTATCTGATCGTTTTCGCTTTGTGTTGGTTAG ACAAAAGTGCTGGCTGTAGAGAGGGGG ACATATGCACTAAATACGAGCATGATGTGATCCGCTTGAGACTCATGCCCGGCACGAACTGCAACTCGTTCCTTCAATGCGCTACCTTGGCAACCCACGATGACGCAACGGTGACCTACTACTGGGTGAGGCACAACTGTGCGCCAGGCACCAAGTTTGATTCGTCAATAGGAGTTTGCAACCATGTTGACGCCTTTATGTGTGAAG atgGATGGTTGACTACACCTGCACCGTCAACGCAACAAACACCTACGACGCCTATTG ACAAAAGTGATGGCTGTAGAGAGGGGG CCATATGCTCTAAATACGAGCATGATGTGATCCGCTTGAGACTCATGCCCGGCACGAACTGCAACTCGTTCTGTCAATGCGCTACCTTGGCAACCCACGATGACGCAACGGTGACCTACTACTGGGTGAGGCACAACTGTGCGCCAGGCACCAAGTTTGATTCGTCAATAGGAGTTTGCAACCATGCTGGCGCCTTTGTGTGTAAAG atgGATGGTTGACTACACCTGCACCGTCAACGCAACAAACACCTACGACACCTATTG ACGAAAGTGCTGGCTGTAGAGAGGGGG CCATATGCTCTAAATACGAGCATGATGTGATCCGCTTGAGACTCATGCCCGGCACGAACTGCAACTCGTTCTGTCAATGCGCTACCTTGGCAACCCACGATGACGCAACGGTGACCTACTACTGGGTGAGGCACAACTGTGCGCCAGGCACCAAGTTTGATTCGTCAATAGGAGTTTGCAACCATGCTGGCGCCTTTGTGTGTGAAG atgGATGGTTGACTACACCTGCACCGTCAACGCAACAAACACCTACGACGCCTATTG atgGATGGTTGACTACACCTGCACCGTCAACGCAACAAACACCTACGACACCTATTG atgGATGGTTGACTACACCTGCACCGTCAACGCAACAAACACCTACGACGCCTATTG TCAAATTTGGCCAAGAGTGTGGTCGTTCAGCCAACTCATGTGATCGATCGGATGGAGTCAAGTGTAAACAACACGACTGCTGTGCAAATAAAGGAGGTGAAGTCCCACCATGCAGTGACAAGTTCTGCCTGTGCGAGACCGAACGGGGCTGGATCTACGACTCGACATCGCCGTCAAAGTGTAAGCAGGCAGATAAATTGGCAAAAATGAGCTGTGATTCTGATGGATACAAAGCTTCTCGACCTTCTTAA
- the LOC127842512 gene encoding uncharacterized protein LOC127842512 isoform X11, which translates to MTSHRTYLIVFALCWLDKSAGCREGDICTKYEHDVIRLRLMPGTNCNSFLQCATLATHDDATVTYYWVRHNCAPGTKFDSSIGVCNHVDAFMCEDGWLTTPAPSTQQTPTTPIDRSAACREGAKCSKYEYDVIRLRLMPGTNCNSFCQCATLATHDDATVTYYWVRHNCAPGTKFDSSIGVCNHVGAFVCEDRWLTTPALSTQHTPTTPIDESAGCREGAICSKYEHDVIRLRLMPGTNCNSFCQCATLATHDDATVTYYWVRHNCAPGTKFDSSIGVCNHAGAFVCEDGWLTTPAPSTQQTPTTPIDGWLTTPAPSTQQTPTTPIDGWLTTPAPSTQQTPTTPIVKFGQECGRSANSCDRSDGVKCKQHDCCANKGGEVPPCSDKFCLCETERGWIYDSTSPSKCKQADKLAKMSCDSDGYKASRPS; encoded by the exons ATGACATCTCATCGGACTTATCTGATCGTTTTCGCTTTGTGTTGGTTAG ACAAAAGTGCTGGCTGTAGAGAGGGGG ACATATGCACTAAATACGAGCATGATGTGATCCGCTTGAGACTCATGCCCGGCACGAACTGCAACTCGTTCCTTCAATGCGCTACCTTGGCAACCCACGATGACGCAACGGTGACCTACTACTGGGTGAGGCACAACTGTGCGCCAGGCACCAAGTTTGATTCGTCAATAGGAGTTTGCAACCATGTTGACGCCTTTATGTGTGAAG atgGATGGTTGACTACACCTGCACCGTCAACGCAACAAACACCTACGACACCTATTG ACAGAAGTGCTGCCTGTAGAGAGGGGG CCAAATGCTCTAAATACGAGTATGATGTGATCCGCTTGAGACTCATGCCCGGCACGAACTGCAACTCGTTCTGTCAATGCGCTACCTTGGCAACCCATGATGACGCAACGGTGACCTACTACTGGGTGAGGCACAACTGTGCGCCAGGCACCAAGTTTGATTCGTCAATAGGAGTTTGCAACCATGTTGGCGCCTTTGTGTGTGAAG ataGATGGTTGACTACACCTGCACTGTCAACGCAACATACACCTACGACGCCTATTG ACGAAAGTGCTGGCTGTAGAGAGGGGG CCATATGCTCTAAATACGAGCATGATGTGATCCGCTTGAGACTCATGCCCGGCACGAACTGCAACTCGTTCTGTCAATGCGCTACCTTGGCAACCCACGATGACGCAACGGTGACCTACTACTGGGTGAGGCACAACTGTGCGCCAGGCACCAAGTTTGATTCGTCAATAGGAGTTTGCAACCATGCTGGCGCCTTTGTGTGTGAAG atgGATGGTTGACTACACCTGCACCGTCAACGCAACAAACACCTACGACGCCTATTG atgGATGGTTGACTACACCTGCACCGTCAACGCAACAAACACCTACGACACCTATTG atgGATGGTTGACTACACCTGCACCGTCAACGCAACAAACACCTACGACGCCTATTG TCAAATTTGGCCAAGAGTGTGGTCGTTCAGCCAACTCATGTGATCGATCGGATGGAGTCAAGTGTAAACAACACGACTGCTGTGCAAATAAAGGAGGTGAAGTCCCACCATGCAGTGACAAGTTCTGCCTGTGCGAGACCGAACGGGGCTGGATCTACGACTCGACATCGCCGTCAAAGTGTAAGCAGGCAGATAAATTGGCAAAAATGAGCTGTGATTCTGATGGATACAAAGCTTCTCGACCTTCTTAA
- the LOC127842512 gene encoding uncharacterized protein LOC127842512 isoform X7, translated as MTSHRTYLIVFALCWLDKSAGCREGDICTKYEHDVIRLRLMPGTNCNSFLQCATLATHDDATVTYYWVRHNCAPGTKFDSSIGVCNHVDAFMCEDGWLTTPAPSTQQTPTTPIDGWLTTPAPSTQQTPTTPIDRSAACREGAKCSKYEYDVIRLRLMPGTNCNSFCQCATLATHDDATVTYYWVRHNCAPGTKFDSSIGVCNHVGAFVCEDRWLTTPALSTQHTPTTPIDESAGCREGAICSKYEHDVIRLRLMPGTNCNSFCQCATLATHDDATVTYYWVRHNCAPGTKFDSSIGVCNHAGAFVCEDGWLTTPAPSTQQTPTTPIDGWLTTPAPSTQQTPTTPIDGWLTTPAPSTQQTPTTPIVKFGQECGRSANSCDRSDGVKCKQHDCCANKGGEVPPCSDKFCLCETERGWIYDSTSPSKCKQADKLAKMSCDSDGYKASRPS; from the exons ATGACATCTCATCGGACTTATCTGATCGTTTTCGCTTTGTGTTGGTTAG ACAAAAGTGCTGGCTGTAGAGAGGGGG ACATATGCACTAAATACGAGCATGATGTGATCCGCTTGAGACTCATGCCCGGCACGAACTGCAACTCGTTCCTTCAATGCGCTACCTTGGCAACCCACGATGACGCAACGGTGACCTACTACTGGGTGAGGCACAACTGTGCGCCAGGCACCAAGTTTGATTCGTCAATAGGAGTTTGCAACCATGTTGACGCCTTTATGTGTGAAG atgGATGGTTGACTACACCTGCACCGTCAACGCAACAAACACCTACGACGCCTATTG atgGATGGTTGACTACACCTGCACCGTCAACGCAACAAACACCTACGACACCTATTG ACAGAAGTGCTGCCTGTAGAGAGGGGG CCAAATGCTCTAAATACGAGTATGATGTGATCCGCTTGAGACTCATGCCCGGCACGAACTGCAACTCGTTCTGTCAATGCGCTACCTTGGCAACCCATGATGACGCAACGGTGACCTACTACTGGGTGAGGCACAACTGTGCGCCAGGCACCAAGTTTGATTCGTCAATAGGAGTTTGCAACCATGTTGGCGCCTTTGTGTGTGAAG ataGATGGTTGACTACACCTGCACTGTCAACGCAACATACACCTACGACGCCTATTG ACGAAAGTGCTGGCTGTAGAGAGGGGG CCATATGCTCTAAATACGAGCATGATGTGATCCGCTTGAGACTCATGCCCGGCACGAACTGCAACTCGTTCTGTCAATGCGCTACCTTGGCAACCCACGATGACGCAACGGTGACCTACTACTGGGTGAGGCACAACTGTGCGCCAGGCACCAAGTTTGATTCGTCAATAGGAGTTTGCAACCATGCTGGCGCCTTTGTGTGTGAAG atgGATGGTTGACTACACCTGCACCGTCAACGCAACAAACACCTACGACGCCTATTG atgGATGGTTGACTACACCTGCACCGTCAACGCAACAAACACCTACGACACCTATTG atgGATGGTTGACTACACCTGCACCGTCAACGCAACAAACACCTACGACGCCTATTG TCAAATTTGGCCAAGAGTGTGGTCGTTCAGCCAACTCATGTGATCGATCGGATGGAGTCAAGTGTAAACAACACGACTGCTGTGCAAATAAAGGAGGTGAAGTCCCACCATGCAGTGACAAGTTCTGCCTGTGCGAGACCGAACGGGGCTGGATCTACGACTCGACATCGCCGTCAAAGTGTAAGCAGGCAGATAAATTGGCAAAAATGAGCTGTGATTCTGATGGATACAAAGCTTCTCGACCTTCTTAA
- the LOC127842512 gene encoding uncharacterized protein LOC127842512 isoform X4 has protein sequence MTSHRTYLIVFALCWLDKSAGCREGDICTKYEHDVIRLRLMPGTNCNSFLQCATLATHDDATVTYYWVRHNCAPGTKFDSSIGVCNHVDAFMCEDGWLTTPAPSTQQTPTTPIDKSDGCREGAICSKYEHDVIRLRLMPGTNCNSFCQCATLATHDDATVTYYWVRHNCAPGTKFDSSIGVCNHAGAFVCKDGWLTTPAPSTQQTPTTPIDRSAACREGAKCSKYEYDVIRLRLMPGTNCNSFCQCATLATHDDATVTYYWVRHNCAPGTKFDSSIGVCNHVGAFVCEDRWLTTPALSTQHTPTTPIDESAGCREGAICSKYEHDVIRLRLMPGTNCNSFCQCATLATHDDATVTYYWVRHNCAPGTKFDSSIGVCNHAGAFVCEDGWLTTPAPSTQQTPTTPIDGWLTTPAPSTQQTPTTPIVKFGQECGRSANSCDRSDGVKCKQHDCCANKGGEVPPCSDKFCLCETERGWIYDSTSPSKCKQADKLAKMSCDSDGYKASRPS, from the exons ATGACATCTCATCGGACTTATCTGATCGTTTTCGCTTTGTGTTGGTTAG ACAAAAGTGCTGGCTGTAGAGAGGGGG ACATATGCACTAAATACGAGCATGATGTGATCCGCTTGAGACTCATGCCCGGCACGAACTGCAACTCGTTCCTTCAATGCGCTACCTTGGCAACCCACGATGACGCAACGGTGACCTACTACTGGGTGAGGCACAACTGTGCGCCAGGCACCAAGTTTGATTCGTCAATAGGAGTTTGCAACCATGTTGACGCCTTTATGTGTGAAG atgGATGGTTGACTACACCTGCACCGTCAACGCAACAAACACCTACGACGCCTATTG ACAAAAGTGATGGCTGTAGAGAGGGGG CCATATGCTCTAAATACGAGCATGATGTGATCCGCTTGAGACTCATGCCCGGCACGAACTGCAACTCGTTCTGTCAATGCGCTACCTTGGCAACCCACGATGACGCAACGGTGACCTACTACTGGGTGAGGCACAACTGTGCGCCAGGCACCAAGTTTGATTCGTCAATAGGAGTTTGCAACCATGCTGGCGCCTTTGTGTGTAAAG atgGATGGTTGACTACACCTGCACCGTCAACGCAACAAACACCTACGACACCTATTG ACAGAAGTGCTGCCTGTAGAGAGGGGG CCAAATGCTCTAAATACGAGTATGATGTGATCCGCTTGAGACTCATGCCCGGCACGAACTGCAACTCGTTCTGTCAATGCGCTACCTTGGCAACCCATGATGACGCAACGGTGACCTACTACTGGGTGAGGCACAACTGTGCGCCAGGCACCAAGTTTGATTCGTCAATAGGAGTTTGCAACCATGTTGGCGCCTTTGTGTGTGAAG ataGATGGTTGACTACACCTGCACTGTCAACGCAACATACACCTACGACGCCTATTG ACGAAAGTGCTGGCTGTAGAGAGGGGG CCATATGCTCTAAATACGAGCATGATGTGATCCGCTTGAGACTCATGCCCGGCACGAACTGCAACTCGTTCTGTCAATGCGCTACCTTGGCAACCCACGATGACGCAACGGTGACCTACTACTGGGTGAGGCACAACTGTGCGCCAGGCACCAAGTTTGATTCGTCAATAGGAGTTTGCAACCATGCTGGCGCCTTTGTGTGTGAAG atgGATGGTTGACTACACCTGCACCGTCAACGCAACAAACACCTACGACACCTATTG atgGATGGTTGACTACACCTGCACCGTCAACGCAACAAACACCTACGACGCCTATTG TCAAATTTGGCCAAGAGTGTGGTCGTTCAGCCAACTCATGTGATCGATCGGATGGAGTCAAGTGTAAACAACACGACTGCTGTGCAAATAAAGGAGGTGAAGTCCCACCATGCAGTGACAAGTTCTGCCTGTGCGAGACCGAACGGGGCTGGATCTACGACTCGACATCGCCGTCAAAGTGTAAGCAGGCAGATAAATTGGCAAAAATGAGCTGTGATTCTGATGGATACAAAGCTTCTCGACCTTCTTAA
- the LOC127842512 gene encoding uncharacterized protein LOC127842512 isoform X9: MTSHRTYLIVFALCWLDKSAGCREGAICSKYEHDVIRLRLMPGTNCNSFCQCATLATHDDATVTYYWVRHNCAPGTKFDSSIGVCNHAGAFVCKDGWLTTPAPSTQQTPTTPIDRSAACREGAKCSKYEYDVIRLRLMPGTNCNSFCQCATLATHDDATVTYYWVRHNCAPGTKFDSSIGVCNHVGAFVCEDRWLTTPALSTQHTPTTPIDESAGCREGAICSKYEHDVIRLRLMPGTNCNSFCQCATLATHDDATVTYYWVRHNCAPGTKFDSSIGVCNHAGAFVCEDGWLTTPAPSTQQTPTTPIDGWLTTPAPSTQQTPTTPIDGWLTTPAPSTQQTPTTPIVKFGQECGRSANSCDRSDGVKCKQHDCCANKGGEVPPCSDKFCLCETERGWIYDSTSPSKCKQADKLAKMSCDSDGYKASRPS; the protein is encoded by the exons ATGACATCTCATCGGACTTATCTGATCGTTTTCGCTTTGTGTTGGTTAG ACAAAAGTGCTGGCTGTAGAGAGGGGG CCATATGCTCTAAATACGAGCATGATGTGATCCGCTTGAGACTCATGCCCGGCACGAACTGCAACTCGTTCTGTCAATGCGCTACCTTGGCAACCCACGATGACGCAACGGTGACCTACTACTGGGTGAGGCACAACTGTGCGCCAGGCACCAAGTTTGATTCGTCAATAGGAGTTTGCAACCATGCTGGCGCCTTTGTGTGTAAAG atgGATGGTTGACTACACCTGCACCGTCAACGCAACAAACACCTACGACACCTATTG ACAGAAGTGCTGCCTGTAGAGAGGGGG CCAAATGCTCTAAATACGAGTATGATGTGATCCGCTTGAGACTCATGCCCGGCACGAACTGCAACTCGTTCTGTCAATGCGCTACCTTGGCAACCCATGATGACGCAACGGTGACCTACTACTGGGTGAGGCACAACTGTGCGCCAGGCACCAAGTTTGATTCGTCAATAGGAGTTTGCAACCATGTTGGCGCCTTTGTGTGTGAAG ataGATGGTTGACTACACCTGCACTGTCAACGCAACATACACCTACGACGCCTATTG ACGAAAGTGCTGGCTGTAGAGAGGGGG CCATATGCTCTAAATACGAGCATGATGTGATCCGCTTGAGACTCATGCCCGGCACGAACTGCAACTCGTTCTGTCAATGCGCTACCTTGGCAACCCACGATGACGCAACGGTGACCTACTACTGGGTGAGGCACAACTGTGCGCCAGGCACCAAGTTTGATTCGTCAATAGGAGTTTGCAACCATGCTGGCGCCTTTGTGTGTGAAG atgGATGGTTGACTACACCTGCACCGTCAACGCAACAAACACCTACGACGCCTATTG atgGATGGTTGACTACACCTGCACCGTCAACGCAACAAACACCTACGACACCTATTG atgGATGGTTGACTACACCTGCACCGTCAACGCAACAAACACCTACGACGCCTATTG TCAAATTTGGCCAAGAGTGTGGTCGTTCAGCCAACTCATGTGATCGATCGGATGGAGTCAAGTGTAAACAACACGACTGCTGTGCAAATAAAGGAGGTGAAGTCCCACCATGCAGTGACAAGTTCTGCCTGTGCGAGACCGAACGGGGCTGGATCTACGACTCGACATCGCCGTCAAAGTGTAAGCAGGCAGATAAATTGGCAAAAATGAGCTGTGATTCTGATGGATACAAAGCTTCTCGACCTTCTTAA
- the LOC127842512 gene encoding uncharacterized protein LOC127842512 isoform X10 produces the protein MTSHRTYLIVFALCWLDKSAGCREGDICTKYEHDVIRLRLMPGTNCNSFLQCATLATHDDATVTYYWVRHNCAPGTKFDSSIGVCNHVDAFMCEDGWLTTPAPSTQQTPTTPIDKSDGCREGAICSKYEHDVIRLRLMPGTNCNSFCQCATLATHDDATVTYYWVRHNCAPGTKFDSSIGVCNHAGAFVCKDGWLTTPAPSTQQTPTTPIDRSAACREGAKCSKYEYDVIRLRLMPGTNCNSFCQCATLATHDDATVTYYWVRHNCAPGTKFDSSIGVCNHVGAFVCEDGWLTTPAPSTQQTPTTPIDGWLTTPAPSTQQTPTTPIDGWLTTPAPSTQQTPTTPIVKFGQECGRSANSCDRSDGVKCKQHDCCANKGGEVPPCSDKFCLCETERGWIYDSTSPSKCKQADKLAKMSCDSDGYKASRPS, from the exons ATGACATCTCATCGGACTTATCTGATCGTTTTCGCTTTGTGTTGGTTAG ACAAAAGTGCTGGCTGTAGAGAGGGGG ACATATGCACTAAATACGAGCATGATGTGATCCGCTTGAGACTCATGCCCGGCACGAACTGCAACTCGTTCCTTCAATGCGCTACCTTGGCAACCCACGATGACGCAACGGTGACCTACTACTGGGTGAGGCACAACTGTGCGCCAGGCACCAAGTTTGATTCGTCAATAGGAGTTTGCAACCATGTTGACGCCTTTATGTGTGAAG atgGATGGTTGACTACACCTGCACCGTCAACGCAACAAACACCTACGACGCCTATTG ACAAAAGTGATGGCTGTAGAGAGGGGG CCATATGCTCTAAATACGAGCATGATGTGATCCGCTTGAGACTCATGCCCGGCACGAACTGCAACTCGTTCTGTCAATGCGCTACCTTGGCAACCCACGATGACGCAACGGTGACCTACTACTGGGTGAGGCACAACTGTGCGCCAGGCACCAAGTTTGATTCGTCAATAGGAGTTTGCAACCATGCTGGCGCCTTTGTGTGTAAAG atgGATGGTTGACTACACCTGCACCGTCAACGCAACAAACACCTACGACACCTATTG ACAGAAGTGCTGCCTGTAGAGAGGGGG CCAAATGCTCTAAATACGAGTATGATGTGATCCGCTTGAGACTCATGCCCGGCACGAACTGCAACTCGTTCTGTCAATGCGCTACCTTGGCAACCCATGATGACGCAACGGTGACCTACTACTGGGTGAGGCACAACTGTGCGCCAGGCACCAAGTTTGATTCGTCAATAGGAGTTTGCAACCATGTTGGCGCCTTTGTGTGTGAAG atgGATGGTTGACTACACCTGCACCGTCAACGCAACAAACACCTACGACGCCTATTG atgGATGGTTGACTACACCTGCACCGTCAACGCAACAAACACCTACGACACCTATTG atgGATGGTTGACTACACCTGCACCGTCAACGCAACAAACACCTACGACGCCTATTG TCAAATTTGGCCAAGAGTGTGGTCGTTCAGCCAACTCATGTGATCGATCGGATGGAGTCAAGTGTAAACAACACGACTGCTGTGCAAATAAAGGAGGTGAAGTCCCACCATGCAGTGACAAGTTCTGCCTGTGCGAGACCGAACGGGGCTGGATCTACGACTCGACATCGCCGTCAAAGTGTAAGCAGGCAGATAAATTGGCAAAAATGAGCTGTGATTCTGATGGATACAAAGCTTCTCGACCTTCTTAA